One Gloeothece verrucosa PCC 7822 DNA window includes the following coding sequences:
- the tilS gene encoding tRNA lysidine(34) synthetase TilS — MTWSNLHAKVHITLRKRQLLPKKERLLVAVSGGQDSLCLLKLLVDLQSKWEWELAIAHCDHGWPTDAGMSDHVQQIAQSWGIPYYLKTAHHLKETEAAARKWRYQALIEIATEQGFSLVVTAHTKTDRAETFLYNLIRGAGTDGLSSLTWVRSLSENIWLVRPLLEISRSETYQFCQQFNLSIWEDILNQNLKYARNRIRHELLPYLQTHFNPQVEKALIQSAEILRSEGEYLEETAQQWLEKSLSEDKIAIHRQILRGIPLALQRRVMRRFLTTVLSKAPNFEQIEALVNLINAPNRSSTFSLPGTITIEVQGEWIRVSHL; from the coding sequence ATGACTTGGAGTAATCTACACGCTAAGGTTCATATTACCCTCAGAAAAAGACAACTATTACCTAAAAAAGAACGGTTATTAGTGGCTGTTTCTGGGGGACAAGATTCTTTATGCCTCTTAAAATTACTGGTAGACTTACAATCTAAATGGGAATGGGAGCTTGCCATTGCTCATTGTGATCACGGTTGGCCGACTGATGCCGGCATGAGTGATCATGTGCAACAAATTGCCCAAAGTTGGGGCATTCCCTATTATTTAAAAACCGCGCATCATCTCAAAGAAACCGAAGCCGCCGCCAGAAAGTGGCGATATCAAGCTTTAATAGAAATAGCCACAGAACAAGGGTTTTCCTTGGTGGTAACCGCTCATACAAAAACTGATCGCGCTGAAACTTTTTTGTATAATCTTATTCGCGGGGCTGGTACTGATGGACTCAGTTCTCTGACTTGGGTACGTTCTTTAAGTGAAAATATCTGGCTAGTTCGTCCTTTATTAGAAATTTCTCGTAGCGAAACTTATCAATTTTGTCAACAATTTAATTTATCTATTTGGGAAGATATTCTTAATCAAAATTTAAAATATGCTCGGAATCGTATTCGTCATGAATTACTCCCTTATTTACAAACACATTTTAACCCACAAGTAGAAAAAGCTCTAATTCAAAGTGCAGAAATTCTTCGCTCCGAGGGAGAATACTTAGAGGAAACGGCCCAACAATGGCTAGAAAAAAGTCTTTCCGAGGATAAAATAGCAATACATCGTCAAATTTTACGTGGTATTCCTTTAGCGTTACAGCGTCGAGTCATGCGCCGGTTTTTAACAACCGTTCTTTCTAAAGCTCCTAATTTTGAACAAATAGAAGCTCTGGTGAATCTGATTAATGCTCCTAACCGCAGTTCTACTTTTTCTTTACCGGGTACAATTACGATAGAAGTTCAAGGAGAATGGATTAGAGTTAGTCATCTGTAA
- a CDS encoding RNA-guided endonuclease InsQ/TnpB family protein, producing MNMTYRIYPDVDQQAMMLEWLETCRRLYNRCLRDLKDWINSRKCSIDRCSLEKEYIMSASIPFPSYLEQKRQLTQWKKEDDYLKAVHSQVTQDVVKRMHNTWESFKDRGYGFPRFKKYGQYRSFLFPQFKDNPITGYQIKLPKIGDILINQHRPIPNGFKVKQIRVLSRCRGTKWYVIVTVQSDASVPEPLPYGRGVGIDIGLENFLTTSDNFTVEPAKFFRELQSRLKVLQRKASRQKKRSKNWEKAQIEVAELHHKIANCRKNFHFQTAHLLCDQADMIFVEDINFRVSAKGFLSKSMLDGAFGQFRNILSWVCWKRGKYFAQVDHKFTSQICPKCQTHTGKKPLSQRVHECPECSYQTTRDHASAEVILQRGLEKVGMDVAERKQSDNGVLSGVLYLDKCRCRNAQLRS from the coding sequence ATGAACATGACCTACCGAATTTATCCAGATGTTGATCAACAAGCAATGATGCTTGAGTGGTTGGAAACTTGCCGACGACTATATAATCGTTGTTTGCGAGACTTAAAAGATTGGATAAACAGTAGGAAATGCTCTATTGATAGATGTTCTCTGGAAAAAGAGTACATTATGTCAGCTAGTATCCCTTTTCCAAGTTATCTTGAGCAAAAACGCCAATTAACACAGTGGAAAAAAGAAGATGACTACCTCAAGGCAGTTCACTCTCAAGTAACCCAAGATGTTGTTAAGAGAATGCACAATACTTGGGAGTCATTTAAAGATAGAGGGTATGGGTTTCCAAGATTCAAAAAATATGGACAATACCGTTCATTTTTGTTTCCTCAGTTTAAAGATAATCCGATTACGGGTTATCAAATAAAGCTTCCAAAAATTGGAGATATTTTAATTAATCAACATCGTCCAATTCCTAACGGGTTTAAAGTTAAACAAATCAGAGTTTTATCTCGATGTAGGGGGACAAAATGGTACGTTATCGTTACTGTTCAATCTGATGCTTCAGTACCTGAACCTTTACCTTATGGTAGAGGGGTTGGTATTGATATTGGATTGGAGAATTTCTTAACTACTTCAGATAATTTCACAGTTGAACCAGCTAAATTTTTTCGGGAGTTGCAAAGTCGGCTGAAAGTGCTACAACGCAAAGCATCCCGCCAGAAAAAACGCTCAAAAAACTGGGAAAAAGCACAAATCGAAGTAGCTGAGTTACACCATAAAATTGCTAATTGTCGTAAGAACTTTCACTTTCAAACAGCGCATTTACTCTGTGATCAAGCAGATATGATCTTTGTTGAAGACATCAATTTTCGAGTCTCAGCTAAAGGCTTTTTAAGTAAGTCAATGCTTGATGGTGCATTTGGACAGTTCAGAAATATTTTAAGTTGGGTTTGTTGGAAACGAGGAAAGTATTTTGCTCAAGTTGACCATAAATTTACTTCGCAAATCTGTCCTAAATGTCAAACTCATACAGGTAAGAAACCTCTATCTCAAAGAGTACATGAATGTCCAGAATGCAGTTATCAAACAACTAGAGATCATGCAAGTGCTGAAGTAATTCTACAACGAGGATTGGAAAAAGTAGGCATGGACGTTGCCGAAAGGAAACAGTCTGATAATGGCGTACTGTCAGGGGTCTTGTACCTAGATAAGTGCCGATGCAGAAATGCTCAATTGCGAAGTTGA
- the ccsB gene encoding c-type cytochrome biogenesis protein CcsB, producing MDLITLQNILDNTSFLVLFLTMLIYWVGAAFPSIPYLQALGTAGVASANLCIATLLGARWLEAGYFPISNLYESLFFLAWGVTAIHLIAQKMSGSALVGVVTTPVAMGITAFAALTLPADMQTSAPLVPALKSNWLMMHVSVMMLSYATLMVGATLAIAFLVVTKGQNVELHGSSIGTGGYRRSVSLRKPKTDENPENALEPVSASTVAVLNKATKATTVTGAATLSIQRLSLADNLDNISYRIIGLGFPLLTIGIIAGAVWANEAWGSYWSWDPKETWALITWLVFAAYLHARITKGWQGRKPAILAASGFVVVWICYLGVNLLGKGLHSYGWFF from the coding sequence ATGGATTTAATTACTCTCCAAAACATTTTAGATAACACCTCATTTTTAGTGCTGTTTCTAACCATGTTGATTTATTGGGTAGGGGCCGCCTTCCCCAGCATTCCTTATCTACAAGCATTAGGAACCGCAGGAGTAGCCAGTGCTAATTTATGTATAGCAACGTTATTGGGTGCCCGTTGGTTAGAAGCCGGATATTTTCCCATCAGTAACCTCTATGAGTCCCTCTTTTTTCTGGCCTGGGGTGTTACCGCCATTCATTTAATTGCTCAAAAGATGAGTGGTAGCGCCTTGGTAGGAGTAGTTACAACCCCTGTAGCAATGGGAATTACCGCTTTTGCTGCCCTCACCTTACCAGCCGATATGCAAACCAGTGCGCCTCTGGTGCCGGCTTTAAAGTCTAATTGGTTGATGATGCACGTCAGTGTGATGATGCTTAGTTACGCGACGCTGATGGTGGGAGCGACTCTGGCGATCGCTTTTTTGGTGGTCACTAAAGGGCAAAATGTAGAATTACATGGGAGTTCGATCGGAACCGGAGGTTATCGGCGATCTGTGAGTCTACGTAAACCTAAAACTGATGAAAACCCTGAAAATGCCCTAGAACCGGTTAGCGCTTCCACTGTAGCCGTTCTCAATAAAGCCACCAAAGCGACTACAGTTACAGGCGCGGCTACTCTATCTATCCAACGCCTCAGTTTAGCGGATAATCTGGATAATATTAGTTATCGGATTATTGGTTTAGGGTTTCCCCTATTAACCATAGGCATCATTGCCGGTGCAGTTTGGGCCAATGAAGCTTGGGGGTCTTATTGGAGTTGGGACCCTAAAGAAACTTGGGCCTTAATTACTTGGTTGGTGTTTGCGGCTTATCTCCACGCCCGCATTACTAAAGGTTGGCAAGGCAGAAAACCGGCGATTTTGGCGGCAAGCGGCTTTGTGGTGGTTTGGATTTGCTATTTGGGTGTAAATCTTTTAGGAAAAGGGCTACATTCTTATGGTTGGTTTTTTTAG